A genomic region of Miscanthus floridulus cultivar M001 chromosome 3, ASM1932011v1, whole genome shotgun sequence contains the following coding sequences:
- the LOC136542422 gene encoding cysteine-rich receptor-like protein kinase 10, whose amino-acid sequence MVHLSSLSSSPCQVSLHPTIHLTGSPSFACAMHGRALRTPALLAAALLASAVTLTLLPSAAAQPWVGPWRTCDDTTGNYSTGSAYANNIKQLIHNLQTNASNTPALFATGSAGAGPDTVYGLILCRGDLSPTDCFDCGTNAGQDVYRICNHTRDAALVYNQCYVRLAPTDFLASINNTGMVGLISGESVPAGVDVAAYDGAVTRLLNATVRYAVDSSAPSSSPRKYFATGQMVGLDPQLQLRTGIWSMAQCAGDISPAQCRSCLDDLLAQWWEEFDRNETGARLDGSRCNLRFETGNFYTGVPMVKLQMNGEGAAPAPAPSTDVVPGTTAAYMAENFESIKSILLSLSSLQVATNNFDESNKLGEGGFGAVYKGHLSGREVAVKRLSKGSDQGLEELKNELVLVAKLHHKNLVRLEGFCLEEGERLLVYEYMPNKSLDNILFDHEEKRRLDWRNRFNIIEGVARGLQYLHEDSQKKIVHRDLKASNILLDSHMNPKIGDFGLARLFGQDQTRDVTNNIVGTFGYMSPEYVMRGQYSTKSDVFSFGILVIEIVTGQKNAGHYFDEQNEDIISIVWKHWTEGTLVEIIDDSLGRNYSETEVLKCVNIGLWCLQQNPMDRPTMSDVMVMLNDVDTSSLPAAARPTFFLDASSGYSYTSGTISHPSAR is encoded by the exons ATGGTGCATTTATCCTCTCTGAGCTCCTCTCCGTGCCAAGTTTCTCTGCATCCAACGATCCACCTCACCGGTTCTCCCTCCTTCGCGTGTGCTATGCACGGCCGCGCCCTTCGCACCCCCGCCCTGCTAGCAGCAGCGCTGCTGGCGTCGGCCGTCACGCTCACGCTTCTCCCCTCCGCCGCCGCGCAGCCGTGGGTTGGCCCGTGGCGGACGTGCGACGACACCACGGGCAACTACTCGACCGGCAGCGCCTACGCCAACAACATCAAACAGCTCATCCACAACCTCCAGACGAACGCGTCCAACACGCCCGCCCTCTTCGCGACGGGCTCCGCCGGCGCAGGACCGGACACCGTCTACGGGCTCATACTCTGCCGCGGCGACCTCAGCCCCACCGACTGCTTCGACTGCGGCACCAACGCCGGCCAGGACGTGTACCGGATCTGCAACCACACGCGGGACGCGGCGCTCGTCTACAACCAGTGCTACGTCCGCCTCGCCCCGACGGACTTCCTCGCCTCCATCAACAACACCGGCATGGTGGGCCTCATCAGCGGCGAAAGCGTCCCCGCAGGCGTCGACGTCGCGGCCTACGACGGCGCTGTCACCAGGCTGCTCAACGCCACCGTGCGGTATGCGGTGGACAGCTCGGCCCCGTCGTCGTCCCCGAGGAAGTACTTCGCCACGGGGCAGATGGTGGGGCTCGACCCGCAGCTGCAGCTCCGGACGGGCATCTGGTCCATGGCGCAGTGCGCGGGGGACATATCGCCGGCGCAGTGCCGGAGCTGCCTGGACGACTTGCTGGCGCAGTGGTGGGAAGAGTTCGACCGCAACGAGACCGGCGCCAGGCTCGACGGTTCGCGATGCAACCTGAGGTTTGAAACGGGGAACTTCTACACCGGCGTCCCGATGGTGAAGCTGCAGATGAACGGCGAGGGGGCCGCTCCAGCGCCGGCGCCTTCGACGGATGTTGTACCTGGCACCACCGCAG CTTATATGGCTGAGAACTTCGAAAGCATCAAGTCGATATTGTTATCGCTGTCATCGCTACAAGTAGCAACAAATAACTTTGATGAAAGCAATAAACTAGGTGAAGGGGGATTCGGTGCAGTTTACAAG GGACATCTTTCCGGACGGGAAGTGGCTGTGAAGAGGCTGTCGAAGGGTTCAGACCAAGGACTAGAAGAACTAAAAAATGAGCTAGTTTTGGTGGCCAAACTTCATCACAAGAACCTTGTTCGTTTGGAGGGTTTCTGCTTAGAAGAGGGAGAGAGGTTGCTCGTCTATGAGTACATGCCCAACAAAAGCCTCGACAATATTCTTTTTG ATCACGAGGAGAAAAGACGACTAGATTGGAGGAATCGATTCAACATAATAGAAGGAGTTGCACGTGGATTGCAATATCTTCATGAAGACTCTCAGAAGAAGATAGTCCACCGTGACTTGAAAGCGAGCAACATTTTGTTGGATTCACACATGAACCCTAAGATTGGTGACTTTGGCCTAGCCAGGCTCTTTGGGCAAGATCAGACTCGAGACGTCACAAACAACATCGTCGGGACATT TGGCTACATGTCTCCCGAGTACGTGATGCGTGGACAATACTCCACAAAATCAGATGTATTTAGTTTCGGCATCCTTGTTATAGAGATTGTAACAGGACAGAAAAACGCTGGGCATTACTTCGACGAGCAAAATGAGGATATTATAAGCATT GTATGGAAGCACTGGACGGAGGGAACGCTTGTAGAGATTATAGATGATTCTCTAGGGAGAAACTACTCGGAGACTGAAGTGCTAAAATGCGTTAACATTGGCCTGTGGTGCCTTCAACAGAATCCCATGGATCGACCTACGATGTCGGATGTCATGGTGATGCTCAATGATGTTGATACTAGTTCTCTGCCTGCTGCTGCAAGGCCAACTTTTTTCTTAGATGCAAGCTCTGGTTACTCTTACACTTCGGGTACTATTTCACACCCTTCTGCCAGGTAG